GCAGCTCCTGGGTGCCCGCGGCGCCCGTCGCGGCCTGCACATACGCCGGAAGTCCGCGTTCCGCGTACCAGGACGTCACCCGCGCGAGTGCTTCCGGGACGGGTATCCCCGGGTCGCCCAGGGGAAGCGCCGAGTTGGCCCGCCGGGTGAAGCCCCCGGCCGCACGCAGCGTCCACTCGCCCAGCGGCTCGCTCTCCAGCGGCTGCCAGGCCCGCGCCGTCACCCGCGCGAGCTCCTCGAAGGAGGCCGCGGGACCCCTGCGGCGGGCCGGCGCGGCGGGCACCGTCTTGCCCGCCACCAGCGAGGATTCCGCGATCCGGACGGACGTGCCGTCCTTGCGTGTGATCGTGAGCACACCTTCGTACCATGATGTGAGAACACCGACCGTGTCCGTGAACGAGGGGGAGTCGCTCCGCCCGGCCTCCACCCGTCGTACAGAGACTCGTTTACCCACGTCAGCGGGGGTGATACGGATCTCCAGCAGCCCACCGGCAGTGATTTCCACAGCTCTGTCCGCCCCTCCTGTTCGGATCGTGCCCGGGAACGGAGATACTAGGTGCGGGCATCGACGACGCCGCGCTCCCGCGCGATATGGAAAGCCCTACCGAGGAGGAACGAGAGCGTGACCTACGTCATCGCGGAGCCTTGTGTCGACGTCAAGGACAAGGCATGCATCGAAGAGTGCCCCGTCGACTGCATCTACGAGGGCCAGCGGTCCTTGTACATCCACCCGGACGAGTGCGTCGACTGTGGTGCTTGTGAGCCGGTCTGCCCGGTCGAGGCCATCTTCTACGAGGACGACACTCCGGAGGAGTGGAAGGACTACTACAAGGCGAACGTCGAGTTCTTCGACGAGCTCGGTTCGCCCGGTGGTGCCTCGAAGCTGGGCCTGATCGAGCGTGATCACCCCTTCGTCGCCGCGTTGCCGCCCATGGGCGAGGGCCACTGACGGCCACCGCCTCCCGGCGGTCCCCCCGGACGGTGTCCGGGGGACGAACGCGTGCTTCGGTCCCGTACGGCTTTCGCGCCGGCGGGACCGACCCGTTTCCGCGGCGGTGCGAGCGCAGTGACCCGGCCGCACCGCCCCGATCCAGCACCCAGAGAGAGCAGAGACCACCGTGGCCGCAGTATCCGACCGTCTTCCCGCCTTCCCCTGGGACAAGCTGGAGCCGTACAAGGCGACGGCGGTCGCCCACGCG
This region of Streptomyces sp. NBC_00513 genomic DNA includes:
- a CDS encoding GNAT family N-acetyltransferase translates to MEITAGGLLEIRITPADVGKRVSVRRVEAGRSDSPSFTDTVGVLTSWYEGVLTITRKDGTSVRIAESSLVAGKTVPAAPARRRGPAASFEELARVTARAWQPLESEPLGEWTLRAAGGFTRRANSALPLGDPGIPVPEALARVTSWYAERGLPAYVQAATGAAGTQELLCAELERLGWVNEVSAQVRIGALAPVADVDADVSDVRLLRAPDERWLARYGKVRDPDLARRMLVEGPSVWFAVLGGGRAIGRMVVDGRWAGFGAVDVDPGHRRQGLATAVMAALSRRALEEGASAAWLQVEAENPGARALYDGLGFATHHAYHHFRAAA
- the fdxA gene encoding ferredoxin → MTYVIAEPCVDVKDKACIEECPVDCIYEGQRSLYIHPDECVDCGACEPVCPVEAIFYEDDTPEEWKDYYKANVEFFDELGSPGGASKLGLIERDHPFVAALPPMGEGH